A single genomic interval of Phocoenobacter uteri harbors:
- the ispH gene encoding 4-hydroxy-3-methylbut-2-enyl diphosphate reductase, with protein sequence MKILLANPRGFCAGVDRAISIVELALEIHGAPIYVRHEVVHNRFVVEGLKQKGAIFVEELDDVPDDAIVIFSAHGVSQAVRNEAKNRNLKVFDATCPLVTKVHMQVARASRKGTKAILIGHEGHPEVEGTMGQYDNQNGGIYLVESVEDVAKLALNQDDELAFMTQTTLSIDDTIDVIEELKQKYPAIQGPRKNDICYATTNRQQAVRDLAKQSQLVLVVGSKNSSNSNRLAELASRMGTSAKLIDGAEDIDPKWLENVKTIGITAGASAPEILVQSVVSHLKTLGVDTIQELDGCEENTIFEVPKELRIKEVK encoded by the coding sequence ATGAAAATATTATTAGCCAATCCGAGAGGATTCTGTGCTGGGGTAGATCGTGCGATTTCTATTGTAGAATTAGCCTTAGAAATTCACGGTGCACCAATTTATGTGCGACACGAGGTGGTGCATAATCGCTTTGTGGTAGAAGGATTAAAGCAAAAAGGGGCAATTTTTGTTGAAGAACTTGATGATGTGCCTGATGATGCGATCGTCATTTTCTCAGCACACGGCGTGTCTCAAGCCGTACGCAACGAAGCAAAAAATCGTAATCTAAAAGTGTTTGATGCAACCTGTCCTCTGGTAACCAAAGTGCATATGCAGGTGGCTCGTGCGAGCCGAAAAGGTACAAAAGCCATTTTAATCGGACACGAAGGACACCCTGAAGTTGAAGGTACGATGGGGCAATATGATAACCAAAATGGTGGCATTTATTTAGTTGAATCAGTGGAAGATGTTGCAAAATTAGCACTTAATCAAGATGATGAGCTTGCTTTTATGACGCAAACGACCTTATCCATTGATGACACCATTGATGTGATTGAAGAGCTAAAACAGAAATACCCCGCCATTCAAGGGCCTCGTAAAAATGATATTTGTTATGCGACAACCAACCGCCAACAAGCGGTTCGAGATTTAGCAAAACAATCGCAATTAGTATTAGTGGTTGGCTCTAAAAATTCATCAAATTCCAACCGTTTAGCTGAATTAGCATCACGAATGGGAACATCTGCCAAATTGATCGATGGTGCGGAAGATATCGATCCCAAATGGCTTGAAAATGTAAAAACTATCGGTATCACAGCAGGTGCCTCAGCCCCTGAAATACTCGTGCAATCCGTTGTTTCACATTTAAAAACACTGGGCGTGGATACAATCCAAGAATTAGATGGCTGTGAAGAAAACACCATTTTTGAAGTACCAAAAGAGCTTAGAATAAAAGAGGTAAAATAA
- the lspA gene encoding signal peptidase II encodes MTEKSGIYWLWLSVVVFGVDLFTKYLVVKSFALYESISILPIFNLTYVRNMGAAFSFLADHSGWQKYFFISLAVIISTVLIVLLSKNRYSQKLSNSAYALIIGGALANGVDRLYNGYVIDFLDFYWDIYHYPVFNIADIGIVVGAGLLILESFLDGKKKKKSD; translated from the coding sequence ATAACAGAAAAATCAGGGATTTATTGGCTTTGGCTAAGCGTCGTGGTGTTTGGGGTAGATTTATTTACCAAATATTTAGTGGTAAAGAGTTTTGCCCTATATGAAAGTATCAGTATTTTACCGATTTTTAACTTAACTTATGTTCGCAATATGGGCGCAGCATTTAGCTTTTTAGCGGATCATTCAGGTTGGCAAAAATACTTTTTTATTAGCTTAGCGGTAATTATTTCTACGGTGTTAATCGTATTATTAAGCAAAAATCGTTATTCACAAAAACTTTCAAATAGTGCTTATGCATTGATTATTGGTGGGGCATTAGCAAATGGCGTTGATCGTTTATATAACGGCTATGTAATTGATTTTTTAGATTTTTATTGGGATATCTATCATTATCCTGTTTTTAATATTGCCGATATTGGCATTGTTGTGGGTGCTGGCTTACTGATCTTAGAAAGTTTCTTAGACGGCAAAAAGAAGAAAAAGAGTGATTAA
- the glnB gene encoding nitrogen regulatory protein P-II: MKKIEAIIKPFKLDDVRESLSDIGITGMTVTEVKGFGRQKGHTELYRGAEYAIDFMPKVKLEIVVSDDLVDNCVEAIIETAQTGKIGDGKIFISDIERVIRIRTGEENEEAI, translated from the coding sequence ATGAAAAAAATCGAAGCAATAATCAAACCGTTTAAACTTGATGATGTGCGTGAATCATTGTCAGATATTGGTATTACAGGAATGACCGTTACCGAAGTGAAAGGCTTTGGGCGTCAAAAAGGGCATACGGAATTATATCGTGGGGCAGAATATGCGATTGATTTTATGCCCAAAGTCAAACTTGAAATCGTGGTAAGTGATGATTTGGTGGATAACTGCGTGGAAGCTATTATTGAAACAGCACAAACCGGCAAAATTGGAGACGGCAAAATTTTTATCTCTGATATCGAAAGAGTGATCCGAATTCGCACCGGCGAAGAAAATGAAGAGGCAATTTAG
- a CDS encoding glycoside hydrolase family 2 TIM barrel-domain containing protein, whose protein sequence is MLPTNYFQDPEIIHVNTTPHHAYFIPFENEQKCAKSERNTSAYVTLLSQCNWGFSYFESYQDLPENFLQQSAQANIPVPSNWQNHGYDQHQYTNINYPFPFDPPYVPTQNPCGLYQREFDLNLKSDKRYLINFEGVDSCFFLYINQKVVGYSQVSHATSEFDISDLLQDGTNHIAVLVLKWCDGSYLEDQDKFRMSGIFRDVYLLEREQNYLQDLFIKTQLSEDLRSATLTVDTLFSEHSQPIDLQLFNPQGELILEQQAVYLLEEFANFQIADVQLWNTENPALYSLRLHYANEWIEQKIGFRKIAVENGVLLFNNQPIKFKGVNRHDSDPKTGYSISYEQAIKDLTLMKQHNINAIRTAHYPNAPWFTELCDKYGFYVISESDIESHGPVMLPVPQPENSIFLNVSNENWDKQIEQDTIDNFCYFARDPNFKAAILDRTFANIERDKNRTSILVWSLGNESGYGENFEEAAKWVKDRDPERLVHYESSIYQHSQHKNDLTNLDFYSEMYSDTDVVEEYCSKPQSKPFLICEYSHAMGNSNGDLEDYWQTFQKYDTACGGFIWEWCDHANQLPNDPQKLGYGGDFKETMHDGNFCVDGLVSPTRVPHSNLLELKNVNRPVRACLKDGKIEFTNYFDFTNLSEITIKYCLSENGYAIKHGEIQVDCEPHQSTSVPFVLPKRNGNVWLLDITYFAKNATELTACDHELGFDQITLFDDVMVTPIFNKAQPSNFMIEETSQKLIVKNEKLYCEFDKNKGILAQLQHRGKAIIEQPLNFNVWRAPTDNDRLVRELWQNAGYHNADSRAYQMSVEQFNNKVVVFADCAMVATARERIITFNVQYHIHANNIEIIVLAERKPHLPFLPRFGLAFSLNKQAEKVEYFGYGEGESYIDKHHSSKLGRYVTTATQNHTDYFKPQENGSHYGCHYVKTDNLLITANQPFSFNYSPYSLEELTNKAHNYDLQASPFNHLYIDYKMSGIGSNSCGPNLKDKYRLNETEFDWAVKLDFI, encoded by the coding sequence ATGTTACCAACAAATTATTTTCAAGATCCTGAAATCATACACGTGAACACCACGCCACATCACGCTTATTTTATTCCTTTTGAAAATGAGCAGAAATGTGCAAAAAGTGAAAGAAATACATCCGCTTATGTCACCTTATTAAGCCAATGTAACTGGGGATTTAGCTATTTTGAAAGCTATCAAGATTTGCCTGAAAACTTTTTACAGCAATCTGCACAGGCAAACATTCCTGTGCCGTCAAACTGGCAAAATCACGGTTACGATCAACATCAATACACCAATATCAATTACCCATTCCCGTTTGATCCGCCTTATGTACCAACGCAAAATCCTTGTGGATTATATCAACGTGAATTTGATCTCAACCTCAAATCGGATAAGCGTTATTTGATCAACTTTGAAGGGGTCGATAGCTGTTTCTTCTTATACATCAATCAAAAAGTTGTCGGATACAGCCAAGTTAGCCACGCTACAAGTGAATTTGACATTAGTGACCTGCTACAAGACGGCACAAACCATATCGCCGTTTTAGTCCTAAAATGGTGTGACGGAAGTTATTTAGAAGATCAGGATAAATTCAGAATGTCGGGGATCTTCCGTGATGTTTACCTCTTAGAGCGTGAACAAAATTACTTACAAGATCTTTTTATCAAAACGCAGTTATCAGAGGATCTTCGTTCGGCAACGTTAACAGTTGACACCCTTTTTTCCGAACACTCACAGCCAATCGATTTACAGCTTTTCAATCCACAAGGTGAGCTAATTCTCGAACAGCAAGCGGTCTATTTATTAGAAGAATTTGCAAATTTTCAGATTGCTGATGTACAGCTCTGGAATACAGAAAATCCTGCGTTATACAGCCTAAGATTGCACTATGCGAACGAATGGATTGAGCAAAAAATCGGATTTAGAAAAATTGCCGTTGAAAATGGCGTGCTGTTATTCAACAACCAACCGATTAAATTCAAAGGGGTTAACCGCCACGACAGCGATCCAAAAACAGGTTATAGCATTAGTTATGAACAAGCGATCAAAGATCTTACTTTGATGAAACAACATAACATCAATGCGATCCGCACTGCTCACTACCCTAACGCCCCTTGGTTTACCGAGCTTTGTGATAAATACGGATTTTATGTGATCAGTGAGAGCGACATTGAAAGTCACGGACCTGTCATGTTGCCTGTGCCACAGCCAGAAAATAGCATTTTCTTAAATGTATCAAATGAAAACTGGGATAAACAAATTGAGCAAGATACGATCGATAATTTCTGCTATTTTGCAAGGGATCCAAACTTTAAAGCAGCCATTTTAGATCGTACTTTTGCCAATATTGAACGAGATAAAAACCGCACCTCGATCCTCGTTTGGTCGCTTGGGAATGAAAGCGGTTATGGTGAAAATTTTGAAGAGGCAGCAAAATGGGTAAAAGATCGTGATCCTGAACGCCTCGTACATTATGAAAGCTCAATCTACCAACATTCACAGCATAAAAATGATCTCACAAATTTAGATTTTTACAGTGAAATGTACAGCGACACCGACGTGGTCGAAGAGTATTGCTCAAAACCACAAAGCAAACCATTTTTAATCTGTGAATACAGCCACGCAATGGGCAATTCCAACGGTGATCTTGAAGACTACTGGCAAACCTTCCAAAAATATGACACAGCTTGCGGTGGCTTTATTTGGGAATGGTGCGATCACGCTAACCAGCTACCCAATGATCCACAAAAATTAGGTTATGGTGGCGATTTCAAAGAAACAATGCACGATGGCAATTTCTGTGTGGACGGATTAGTCTCGCCAACACGCGTGCCACACAGCAATCTGCTTGAACTGAAAAACGTCAATCGTCCTGTGCGAGCCTGTTTAAAAGACGGCAAAATTGAATTTACCAACTATTTTGACTTTACCAATCTTTCTGAAATCACCATTAAATATTGCCTGTCAGAAAATGGTTATGCGATTAAACACGGCGAGATTCAAGTGGATTGCGAGCCTCATCAATCCACTTCTGTACCTTTCGTGTTACCAAAACGCAATGGCAATGTGTGGTTGTTAGACATTACTTATTTTGCAAAAAATGCCACAGAATTGACCGCTTGCGATCACGAATTAGGCTTCGATCAAATCACTCTTTTTGATGATGTGATGGTCACGCCAATTTTCAACAAAGCTCAGCCAAGCAATTTTATGATTGAGGAAACGTCGCAAAAGTTAATCGTAAAAAATGAAAAACTTTATTGTGAATTTGATAAAAATAAAGGGATTTTGGCTCAGTTACAACATCGAGGTAAAGCCATTATCGAACAACCGCTCAATTTCAATGTATGGCGAGCCCCAACGGATAACGATCGCCTTGTCCGAGAGCTATGGCAAAACGCAGGCTATCACAATGCCGACAGCCGAGCTTACCAAATGTCAGTTGAGCAATTTAACAATAAAGTCGTGGTTTTTGCGGACTGTGCAATGGTCGCCACCGCACGAGAAAGAATTATCACCTTCAACGTACAATATCATATCCACGCCAACAACATTGAAATTATCGTACTTGCCGAACGCAAACCGCACTTACCTTTTTTACCGCGTTTTGGACTCGCATTTAGCTTAAACAAACAAGCTGAAAAAGTGGAATATTTTGGTTACGGCGAAGGTGAAAGTTATATTGATAAACATCATTCAAGCAAGCTCGGACGCTATGTGACCACCGCCACACAAAATCACACGGATTATTTTAAACCGCAAGAAAATGGTAGCCACTATGGTTGTCATTATGTGAAAACCGATAATCTTTTGATTACCGCAAATCAACCGTTTAGCTTTAACTACTCGCCTTATTCCCTTGAAGAATTGACGAACAAAGCCCACAACTACGATTTGCAAGCATCGCCATTTAATCATTTATATATTGATTACAAAATGAGTGGCATTGGCTCCAATTCCTGCGGACCAAATTTGAAAGACAAATATCGCTTAAATGAAACCGAATTTGACTGGGCGGTTAAATTAGATTTTATTTAG
- a CDS encoding MFS transporter yields MSETTSSYDSNYYYLSNRNYWVSGAYFFTYFFIMATCFPFLGIWLGDINGLSGEDIGLVFSLMSFSAICFQPIFGYLTDKLGIKKHMLWVLALTLLFYAPFFIYVFAPLLKVNVFLGALSGGAYMGFVFKSGAPASEAYIERISRLSRFEYGRARMFGMFGWGICASLAGNLYSTNPNSVFWLGSIAAVVLLVLVAMMKPSNNSTSAVINKLGENKNPVSLKQAFALLKRPQFWALIAYVVGVACTYDIFDQQFGNFFNTFFESKEKGIEMFGYVTTLGETLNAIIMFFVPVIINRFIGAKNALLIAGVIMSIRITGSSYATEAWHVVVLKTLHMFEVPFYLVGLFKYISNVFEVHFSATVYLVACQFIKEVVSMVESPIVGKLYDMHGYQDTYFILGCIAFGFTIFSLFALTGKKLTTEQV; encoded by the coding sequence ATGTCAGAAACTACATCATCTTACGATAGCAATTATTACTATCTTTCAAACAGAAATTATTGGGTATCTGGAGCGTATTTCTTCACTTACTTCTTCATTATGGCAACCTGTTTCCCTTTCTTGGGAATTTGGTTAGGAGACATTAACGGCTTATCAGGGGAAGATATCGGCTTAGTATTCTCTTTAATGTCATTCTCGGCAATCTGTTTTCAACCTATTTTTGGTTATTTAACCGATAAACTCGGCATTAAAAAACATATGTTATGGGTGCTTGCCCTCACCTTGCTTTTCTATGCACCGTTCTTTATCTATGTTTTTGCACCGCTTTTAAAAGTAAATGTCTTTTTAGGGGCATTATCAGGTGGGGCTTATATGGGCTTTGTGTTTAAAAGTGGTGCACCTGCGTCCGAAGCCTATATTGAACGAATCAGCCGTTTAAGTCGTTTTGAGTATGGACGTGCGAGAATGTTCGGTATGTTTGGCTGGGGAATTTGTGCCTCTTTGGCGGGTAACTTATACAGCACCAATCCAAATTCCGTATTCTGGCTAGGCTCTATCGCGGCGGTAGTATTATTAGTGCTGGTGGCAATGATGAAACCGTCAAATAATTCAACCTCTGCGGTCATCAATAAATTAGGTGAAAATAAAAATCCAGTGAGCTTAAAACAAGCCTTTGCATTGTTAAAACGTCCTCAATTCTGGGCATTGATTGCTTATGTTGTCGGTGTTGCTTGTACCTACGATATTTTTGACCAACAATTTGGTAATTTCTTTAATACTTTCTTTGAATCAAAAGAAAAAGGGATTGAAATGTTTGGTTACGTCACAACGCTTGGGGAAACATTAAACGCCATTATTATGTTCTTCGTGCCTGTAATTATTAACCGCTTTATCGGTGCAAAAAATGCGTTATTGATTGCGGGGGTAATTATGAGTATTCGTATCACAGGCTCTTCTTATGCAACGGAAGCGTGGCACGTCGTGGTATTAAAAACCTTACATATGTTTGAAGTACCCTTCTATTTAGTGGGCTTATTCAAATATATTTCGAATGTGTTTGAAGTGCATTTTTCAGCAACCGTGTACTTAGTGGCTTGTCAGTTTATCAAAGAAGTGGTCAGTATGGTGGAATCACCAATCGTGGGTAAATTATACGATATGCACGGCTACCAAGACACCTATTTCATTCTCGGTTGTATTGCCTTTGGGTTCACCATTTTCTCGCTGTTTGCATTAACAGGAAAAAAATTAACCACAGAGCAAGTATAA
- a CDS encoding LacI family DNA-binding transcriptional regulator, with protein MASLKQVAELAGVSLMTVSRALNHPEKLSEKTYNHVKKAIDELNYVPNFSAKNIRGSTGKTIGILSLGTATTPFSVEIILAIEKTVRQHGWHSFVINTFEDDEQEMEQAAERLLSYRPAGIIVARNGLKEVKIPQKLRNIPIVLSNCVTNDIDVASYIPNDFQGQFDLTELLVKKGYKKPLCMYIPEMAIAAKERKNGFEKAWFNQANPQTPEQHFMIGTPHTYENGAKPLERLLASNPEKLDFDIIVCGNDRIAFLVYQLLLGRGFRIPEDVAVVGYDNMVGVTHLFQPALTTVQLPHYEMGKQAALHFIEGRVTKEDTLIDCPLIAGESC; from the coding sequence ATGGCATCATTAAAACAAGTCGCAGAATTGGCGGGGGTCTCTTTAATGACGGTATCCAGAGCATTAAATCACCCCGAAAAACTATCAGAAAAAACCTATAATCACGTAAAAAAAGCTATCGATGAGCTGAATTATGTTCCTAATTTTTCAGCGAAGAACATTCGTGGTTCAACGGGAAAAACCATTGGCATTTTATCTTTGGGGACGGCAACCACACCTTTCTCCGTTGAGATTATTCTTGCGATTGAAAAAACAGTAAGACAACACGGCTGGCACTCTTTTGTGATCAATACCTTTGAAGACGATGAGCAAGAGATGGAGCAGGCGGCTGAACGTTTGTTATCTTATCGCCCCGCTGGCATTATTGTGGCAAGAAATGGGTTAAAAGAGGTTAAAATTCCACAGAAATTGCGTAATATTCCTATCGTATTATCAAACTGTGTGACCAATGACATTGATGTTGCCAGCTATATTCCGAATGATTTCCAAGGACAATTTGATTTAACCGAGCTATTGGTTAAAAAAGGCTATAAAAAACCGCTGTGTATGTATATTCCAGAAATGGCAATCGCTGCCAAAGAGCGTAAAAATGGCTTTGAAAAAGCGTGGTTTAATCAAGCAAATCCGCAAACACCTGAACAACATTTTATGATTGGCACGCCTCATACTTATGAAAATGGGGCAAAGCCTCTGGAAAGATTGCTTGCGAGTAATCCTGAAAAACTCGATTTTGATATCATAGTGTGTGGCAATGACCGTATTGCATTTTTGGTTTATCAACTCTTATTGGGCAGAGGGTTCCGTATTCCAGAAGATGTTGCTGTGGTTGGTTACGATAATATGGTCGGCGTCACACACTTATTTCAACCTGCATTAACAACGGTTCAACTTCCCCACTATGAAATGGGAAAACAGGCAGCCCTGCATTTTATCGAAGGAAGAGTAACTAAAGAAGACACCTTGATCGACTGTCCGTTGATTGCGGGAGAGTCTTGTTAA
- the agaD gene encoding PTS galactosamine transporter subunit IID, with product MESNKVITKSDITKLAIRSSFLQASFNYERMQSCGFLYSQLPLLKKIHKDKKDLSDAMNDNLEFINTHPNLVGFLMGLLVSLEEAKEKRATIKGLKLALFAPLAGIGDAIFWFTLLPIMAGVCASLAMSGSILGPILFFAVYLAIWLLRIPLTHLGYNLGINAVERIKKESDIIAKGATILGVTVIGGLIASYVHINVISEIVVNAQKTVSVQADFFDKIFPNILGLGYVLVMYYLLTKKRFNPIMLIAITFGLSILLSFLGIL from the coding sequence ATGGAATCTAATAAAGTGATCACAAAATCAGATATTACCAAACTTGCCATTCGTTCATCATTTTTACAAGCAAGTTTCAACTACGAAAGAATGCAATCTTGTGGTTTTCTCTATTCTCAATTACCGCTATTGAAAAAAATCCACAAAGATAAAAAAGATCTTTCTGATGCAATGAATGACAATTTGGAATTTATCAACACCCACCCAAATCTTGTCGGCTTTTTAATGGGATTACTGGTTTCATTAGAAGAGGCAAAAGAAAAACGAGCCACAATAAAAGGGCTTAAACTTGCCTTATTCGCCCCCTTAGCAGGGATTGGTGACGCAATATTCTGGTTTACCTTATTACCGATTATGGCAGGGGTTTGTGCCTCTTTGGCAATGTCGGGTAGCATTCTTGGACCAATTTTATTCTTTGCGGTTTACCTTGCGATTTGGCTGTTACGCATTCCTTTAACGCATCTTGGGTACAATTTAGGGATAAATGCTGTAGAACGCATTAAGAAAGAGTCCGACATTATCGCAAAAGGGGCAACGATTTTAGGGGTAACCGTTATCGGTGGCTTAATTGCCTCTTATGTTCACATTAACGTGATCAGTGAAATCGTGGTGAATGCTCAAAAAACCGTTTCTGTTCAAGCAGACTTTTTTGATAAAATTTTCCCAAATATTTTAGGATTAGGCTACGTGTTGGTGATGTATTATTTACTAACTAAAAAACGTTTTAACCCTATTATGCTGATTGCAATCACCTTTGGGCTTTCTATTTTATTGTCGTTCTTAGGCATTTTATAG
- the agaC gene encoding PTS galactosamine transporter subunit IIC, with protein MEITLLQGIGIAILALIVGIDFWFEALFIFRPIIVATLTGAILGDLQTGLMVGGLTELAFAGLTPAGGVQPPNPILAGVMGTVLAYTTSSTPQAAMALALPFSFLMQYIILFCYSAFTVFMVKADEAAENADVQSIAKINITTTAIIGCLYAIIVFLCAYIAQEPMKALVNGLPAWLTHGFEVTGGILPAVGFGMLLKVLLKLEYVPYLIIGFVMASFLTFSNLLPVAAVGVALAMLMYNIGKERSQILSTLSKVTQKVEDEEDGI; from the coding sequence ATGGAAATTACTTTATTACAAGGGATTGGGATTGCCATATTGGCTCTCATTGTTGGGATCGATTTTTGGTTTGAGGCACTTTTTATTTTTAGACCGATTATCGTGGCAACCTTAACAGGGGCAATTCTTGGCGATTTACAAACAGGTTTAATGGTCGGTGGTTTAACAGAGCTTGCTTTCGCAGGTTTAACACCCGCAGGGGGCGTGCAACCGCCAAATCCGATTTTAGCAGGGGTAATGGGAACGGTTCTCGCCTATACCACAAGTTCAACCCCACAAGCCGCAATGGCTTTAGCCTTACCATTTAGCTTTTTAATGCAATATATCATTCTATTCTGCTACTCCGCTTTCACCGTCTTTATGGTTAAAGCTGATGAAGCCGCTGAAAATGCCGATGTACAAAGTATTGCAAAAATCAACATTACCACAACAGCAATCATTGGTTGCTTGTATGCAATTATCGTTTTCTTATGTGCTTATATTGCACAAGAACCGATGAAAGCCTTAGTAAATGGCTTACCTGCGTGGCTAACTCACGGTTTTGAAGTAACAGGGGGAATTTTACCAGCGGTTGGTTTTGGTATGTTATTGAAAGTATTGCTTAAACTTGAATATGTACCTTATCTCATTATTGGTTTTGTAATGGCAAGTTTCTTGACTTTCTCTAACTTATTGCCAGTAGCTGCTGTTGGTGTGGCACTTGCAATGTTAATGTACAACATTGGTAAAGAACGTAGCCAAATTTTATCAACCCTTAGTAAAGTAACCCAAAAAGTAGAGGATGAAGAAGATGGAATCTAA
- the agaB gene encoding PTS galactosamine transporter subunit IIB — MPILLTRIDNRLIHGQVGMTWVMTLQANLVVVVDDNVAEDPLQQTLMSSVLQTSGAGVRFFSVQKMIDVIHKASDRQKIFIVVPNPEVAWKLVEGGVPIEEINIGNMHFSKGKTQLSKKVYVDENDLDYLHKIRDYGVKLYIQDVPGDNKEFIK; from the coding sequence ATGCCGATCTTACTCACTCGCATAGATAATCGTCTGATTCACGGACAAGTTGGAATGACTTGGGTGATGACGCTACAAGCTAATTTAGTTGTGGTGGTTGATGATAACGTTGCAGAAGATCCCCTTCAACAAACGCTTATGTCTAGTGTGCTACAAACCTCTGGTGCAGGTGTACGCTTTTTCAGTGTTCAAAAAATGATTGATGTCATTCATAAAGCCTCAGACCGACAGAAAATTTTTATTGTTGTACCAAATCCAGAAGTTGCTTGGAAACTGGTTGAAGGTGGTGTACCGATTGAAGAAATCAATATTGGTAATATGCACTTTTCAAAAGGTAAAACGCAACTAAGCAAAAAAGTCTATGTGGATGAAAACGACTTAGACTATCTACACAAAATCCGAGATTATGGCGTTAAGCTATATATACAGGATGTACCCGGAGACAATAAGGAATTTATTAAATAA
- a CDS encoding SIMPL domain-containing protein (The SIMPL domain is named for its presence in mouse protein SIMPL (signalling molecule that associates with mouse pelle-like kinase). Bacterial member BP26, from Brucella, was shown to assemble into a channel-like structure, while YggE from E. coli has been associated with resistance to oxidative stress.), which produces MKLQKYLLILPLMATAVSTFAQETITNNDDYKSTFHFATEVRRTIDKDLMLASVYSRKTGESLTELREFVSKNLNKVLELAKQYPTIEVEATGIQNYPHYEKEKVKGWEAQGNIEFKSKDFKSMEKLLASLGENIALNSVYFTVSPEKWAMLEDELTTEMIQKLQHKAEVIKLALNAKEYILDDVKLGNFNDRSYYRPYMAQMTYGATKAPLQEEIKIPLEAGKETIVSQVSGTAKFK; this is translated from the coding sequence ATGAAATTACAAAAATACTTACTTATCTTACCGCTTATGGCAACCGCAGTTAGCACATTCGCACAAGAAACCATCACGAATAATGATGATTATAAATCAACCTTTCACTTTGCTACCGAAGTACGCCGAACAATTGATAAAGACTTAATGCTCGCTTCTGTATATAGCCGTAAAACAGGCGAATCCTTAACGGAGTTGAGAGAGTTTGTGTCTAAAAATTTGAATAAGGTGCTGGAATTAGCCAAGCAATATCCAACTATCGAAGTAGAAGCAACAGGCATTCAAAACTATCCGCATTATGAAAAAGAGAAAGTGAAAGGCTGGGAAGCACAGGGCAATATTGAATTTAAAAGCAAAGACTTTAAATCAATGGAAAAATTGCTCGCATCATTGGGTGAAAATATTGCCTTAAATTCCGTTTATTTCACTGTATCCCCTGAAAAATGGGCAATGTTAGAAGATGAGCTGACTACTGAAATGATCCAAAAATTGCAACATAAAGCAGAAGTGATCAAGCTTGCCTTAAATGCCAAAGAATATATTTTGGATGATGTAAAATTAGGTAACTTTAATGATCGCAGCTATTATCGACCTTATATGGCTCAAATGACCTACGGTGCGACAAAAGCCCCACTTCAAGAAGAAATTAAAATCCCTCTTGAAGCAGGGAAAGAAACGATCGTGAGCCAAGTGTCTGGTACGGCGAAGTTTAAGTAA